The following are from one region of the Paenibacillus sp. JZ16 genome:
- a CDS encoding cupin domain-containing protein, whose amino-acid sequence MTRHVYHSRKQAERLAGLGVANVSSLELPLLQGMMMSETHLERGKGLSPHCHPDTDELCYVIHGEISYSLIDPDTHQNLVYQVIPGQVVHAPIGWCHWVTALTPGTILLLIYNTECPHQMDIAPIWANTLMGSEALQCNGVNMKPHSKALITPVPIHKKTESDVSSRPLPAPPLLINGRPNNKTTRSR is encoded by the coding sequence TTGACAAGGCATGTTTATCATTCCAGGAAACAGGCAGAGCGTTTAGCCGGCCTTGGAGTTGCGAATGTGTCGTCACTGGAGCTGCCCCTTCTGCAAGGCATGATGATGTCAGAAACCCATCTTGAACGCGGGAAGGGTCTCTCTCCCCATTGCCACCCGGACACGGACGAATTGTGTTATGTCATTCACGGAGAAATCAGTTATTCCCTAATTGATCCGGACACTCATCAGAATCTTGTATATCAGGTAATACCCGGTCAGGTGGTTCACGCCCCCATTGGTTGGTGTCACTGGGTAACTGCGCTAACCCCTGGAACGATCTTGCTGTTGATCTATAACACCGAGTGCCCACACCAAATGGACATTGCGCCAATCTGGGCTAATACGCTCATGGGAAGTGAAGCGCTGCAATGCAACGGCGTGAACATGAAACCTCATTCGAAGGCGCTTATAACACCTGTCCCGATACATAAAAAGACGGAGAGCGACGTTTCAAGCCGACCTCTGCCGGCCCCACCCTTACTCATAAACGGGCGTCCAAACAACAAAACCACACGCAGCCGGTGA
- a CDS encoding DivIVA domain-containing protein, whose protein sequence is MDEHMKRRLDKQKKLFRQLGIQLDALSIHEKNFSNKLRGYDQEEVDSFLDEVIQDYERFYATISDLMDKWQEQQITIRDLRAGVKPEAERPALNPEEIEETVAKLEADLRTLKKQIRPEQRFYID, encoded by the coding sequence ATGGATGAACACATGAAACGCCGATTGGATAAACAGAAAAAGCTATTTCGGCAACTAGGCATTCAACTGGACGCTTTGTCTATCCATGAAAAGAATTTTTCGAATAAACTGCGGGGTTATGATCAGGAGGAAGTGGATTCCTTTCTGGACGAAGTGATTCAAGATTATGAGCGGTTTTATGCCACCATCTCCGATCTTATGGATAAATGGCAGGAGCAGCAGATTACCATTCGCGATCTCAGGGCTGGCGTTAAGCCAGAGGCAGAACGTCCGGCGCTGAACCCGGAAGAGATTGAAGAAACGGTGGCGAAACTGGAAGCCGACCTGCGTACCCTAAAGAAGCAGATCCGCCCTGAACAAAGATTTTATATTGATTGA
- a CDS encoding TraR/DksA C4-type zinc finger protein, with translation MTTMTKQQYNDLKQRLLSDKERLEEQLESRDETNRDYSLRESTGELSAADNHPADVGTEVFERERDLAIQGTLEHELEQIHSALQRMDQGEYGTCAVCGLEIPYERLEALPYTAHCLEHAPRRDINDNRPVEEDVMTPPPSGAGVNRQAADGKFDDAGAWDAVEDYGTSTSPGMSIKPGQDDYKKNV, from the coding sequence ATGACAACGATGACAAAACAACAATACAACGACCTTAAACAGCGGTTGCTCAGTGATAAAGAACGATTGGAAGAGCAATTGGAGTCCCGCGATGAAACCAACAGGGATTACTCTCTCCGGGAGTCTACAGGTGAGCTGAGTGCAGCCGATAACCATCCTGCAGATGTAGGGACTGAGGTATTCGAACGAGAGCGTGATCTGGCCATTCAGGGAACGCTAGAGCATGAATTGGAGCAGATCCATTCTGCCTTGCAGCGAATGGACCAGGGCGAATACGGAACCTGTGCCGTGTGCGGCCTGGAAATTCCGTATGAGCGGCTGGAAGCTTTGCCTTATACGGCCCATTGTCTCGAACATGCGCCGCGGAGAGATATCAACGACAACCGGCCGGTAGAAGAGGATGTCATGACACCGCCCCCTTCCGGAGCTGGCGTCAACCGCCAAGCGGCCGACGGTAAATTTGATGATGCAGGCGCGTGGGATGCCGTTGAAGATTACGGAACATCGACGTCGCCCGGCATGTCCATTAAACCCGGGCAAGACGATTATAAGAAGAATGTATGA
- a CDS encoding winged helix-turn-helix domain-containing protein, which yields METKELTTLEEIKIYSDPYRLQILNVLNKMDRPATVKEVADKIGDVPAKVHYHMKKLERIGLVKIVSTKEINGIIAKYYEPFVGTVKIKRGADSDEPVIKELIRSETNKLLSELFDQNRDRFFKNMSQEGETTSMLTNTTLYMSEDEAREFFVELDKMLTPYKKKRGEGYDEYEFFASNVRTRKES from the coding sequence GTGGAAACGAAGGAACTGACTACACTGGAAGAGATCAAAATATATTCAGATCCATATCGGCTCCAGATATTGAATGTATTGAATAAGATGGACCGTCCGGCAACGGTAAAGGAAGTCGCAGACAAGATCGGGGATGTGCCGGCTAAAGTTCATTATCATATGAAGAAGCTGGAGCGAATCGGACTGGTCAAGATCGTATCCACGAAAGAGATCAACGGTATTATAGCTAAATATTATGAACCTTTTGTCGGTACGGTAAAGATCAAACGAGGGGCAGATTCCGACGAGCCGGTCATCAAGGAATTAATTCGATCCGAAACGAACAAATTATTATCCGAGTTGTTTGATCAGAATAGAGACCGTTTCTTCAAAAACATGAGTCAAGAGGGCGAAACGACCTCCATGTTGACCAATACCACCTTGTATATGAGCGAAGATGAAGCGCGCGAGTTTTTTGTTGAGCTGGATAAAATGCTGACCCCTTATAAAAAGAAACGCGGGGAAGGTTACGACGAATATGAGTTTTTTGCTTCCAATGTTCGGACTCGTAAAGAATCCTGA
- a CDS encoding MFS transporter: MQNAAVLEKQGFGQLLKIRPYLIYLSAQVITRFGDSLDSIAYSWMVYMLTGSELLMGTLFAFNFLPGLLFSLFTGTYVDRWPKKLLLALTYLSRGIVVSLTAFLYAVGSLEVWHLFLFTFLNSTLECFSRPAETSIVPRLLPKDKLLAGNSFSTSVSRSAELIGLSIAGALIAWVGISGTILIDAVTFLIAATIIAFMPNPEAAEQAEAKEASARPTTEMTKTVFGDIKEALLFVKQHTLLLITTVLAMINNFCLAPLNVLQPVYVKETLGAGAGGLSVLGTALLIGMICSGLWIGRYGKSFKKSTLIMSGSILLGIGYFALGIPGHLPAWRVESAAVCMFVAGFAVSMLNAPISTYLMEVTPRHMLGRIGALMTVACTAAIPVGSLITGFVAEYHSPPILYSIMGFIMMLPVIFLIRKKSFRAI; the protein is encoded by the coding sequence ATGCAAAATGCCGCTGTTTTGGAAAAGCAAGGCTTTGGTCAGCTCTTGAAAATCCGCCCCTATCTGATTTATTTATCTGCCCAGGTCATTACCCGATTCGGGGATTCCCTGGACTCCATCGCTTACAGCTGGATGGTCTACATGCTCACAGGTTCTGAACTATTAATGGGTACATTGTTCGCCTTTAACTTTCTGCCTGGATTGCTGTTCAGTTTGTTTACCGGGACCTATGTAGATCGCTGGCCGAAGAAACTGTTGCTTGCCTTAACCTATCTCAGCCGCGGCATTGTGGTTTCGCTAACGGCCTTTCTGTATGCTGTGGGGTCTCTTGAAGTCTGGCATTTGTTCCTGTTCACGTTTCTAAATTCCACCCTGGAATGTTTCTCCAGACCCGCCGAGACTTCCATCGTCCCGCGGTTGCTTCCCAAGGATAAACTGCTCGCAGGCAATTCCTTCTCAACTTCCGTAAGTCGGAGCGCTGAATTAATCGGTTTATCCATCGCTGGTGCCCTCATCGCTTGGGTCGGAATTTCGGGGACGATCCTGATCGATGCCGTAACGTTTCTCATTGCCGCCACCATTATCGCGTTTATGCCGAATCCGGAGGCAGCCGAACAGGCTGAAGCCAAGGAAGCCTCCGCACGGCCTACGACAGAGATGACGAAAACGGTGTTCGGCGATATTAAAGAGGCTCTTCTTTTTGTGAAGCAGCATACGCTGCTCCTCATAACAACGGTGCTCGCCATGATCAATAATTTCTGTTTGGCACCGCTGAATGTACTGCAGCCGGTCTATGTCAAAGAGACCCTGGGTGCCGGAGCCGGAGGTCTGAGCGTACTGGGAACGGCCCTCCTGATCGGCATGATTTGCAGCGGGCTATGGATTGGACGTTACGGGAAGAGCTTCAAAAAGAGCACCTTGATCATGTCAGGATCTATCCTGCTCGGAATCGGTTATTTTGCGTTAGGGATTCCAGGACATCTGCCGGCATGGCGGGTGGAGTCCGCAGCGGTCTGCATGTTCGTTGCCGGTTTTGCCGTCTCGATGTTGAATGCCCCTATTTCCACGTATCTGATGGAAGTAACGCCGAGGCATATGCTCGGCAGAATAGGTGCCCTTATGACGGTAGCGTGCACGGCTGCCATTCCTGTGGGAAGCTTGATTACTGGATTTGTAGCGGAGTATCACTCCCCTCCCATTCTGTATTCGATCATGGGATTCATCATGATGCTGCCCGTGATATTCCTCATTCGGAAGAAGAGTTTCCGTGCCATTTAA
- a CDS encoding Gfo/Idh/MocA family protein, whose product MSKKLRFGIMSTARIARNSMIPGILKSERCEVGAVASRNAEKASELAERYHIGKYYGSYDELLEDPDIDAVYIPLPNHLHKPWTIKAAQAGKHILCEKPAALTEADVREMAEAAKAHNVLFAEAFMYRYHPKHARVREIIESGEIGQLRGIHGSFTFNNAEEKSNVRYSKDMGGGSIYDVGCYPISAARMIYGQEPKAVTAHAFFSEEHDGVDMMVHGMVEFEDGLGLTFECGMWTYSKCSLEIAGTDGRIELPSAFGWERMEDMAQICVHTAKGSREEKVGIYNHFALQADAMAAAVMDGTPLPYGPEDAISNIRAIEACLQAARSSSRVIIK is encoded by the coding sequence GTGAGCAAGAAACTGCGCTTTGGAATTATGAGTACTGCTCGGATTGCAAGAAATTCAATGATACCAGGCATATTGAAATCGGAACGCTGTGAGGTCGGGGCGGTTGCTAGCCGCAACGCAGAAAAAGCAAGTGAGCTCGCCGAGCGATATCATATCGGGAAATACTATGGTTCTTATGACGAGCTTCTGGAGGATCCCGACATTGATGCGGTATATATTCCTTTGCCGAATCACCTTCATAAACCTTGGACCATCAAAGCCGCACAGGCCGGCAAGCATATCTTATGCGAGAAACCGGCAGCCCTGACCGAAGCGGATGTCCGAGAAATGGCTGAGGCTGCTAAAGCACACAACGTGCTTTTTGCGGAAGCCTTTATGTACCGATATCATCCGAAACACGCGCGTGTACGCGAAATCATCGAAAGCGGCGAAATCGGGCAGCTTCGCGGGATTCACGGATCGTTCACCTTCAACAATGCGGAGGAGAAAAGCAATGTCCGTTACAGCAAGGATATGGGCGGAGGCTCAATCTATGACGTGGGATGCTATCCCATCTCGGCGGCGCGAATGATTTATGGGCAGGAGCCCAAGGCAGTAACGGCCCATGCTTTTTTCTCTGAGGAGCATGACGGCGTGGACATGATGGTCCACGGGATGGTGGAATTTGAAGATGGATTGGGGCTTACGTTTGAGTGCGGGATGTGGACCTATTCCAAATGCTCTTTAGAGATTGCAGGTACCGATGGCAGGATTGAGCTTCCTTCAGCTTTTGGATGGGAGAGGATGGAGGACATGGCCCAGATCTGCGTTCATACGGCCAAGGGCTCCCGCGAGGAGAAGGTAGGGATTTACAACCACTTTGCACTGCAAGCGGATGCTATGGCAGCGGCCGTAATGGACGGCACGCCGCTGCCCTATGGTCCGGAAGATGCCATCAGCAACATCAGGGCCATTGAAGCATGTCTTCAAGCAGCCAGATCCTCATCGCGAGTGATCATTAAATAA
- a CDS encoding helix-turn-helix transcriptional regulator produces the protein MAFMIAQRAFIKVYLITMVEQQRGYGYQMLEELRQEFKSHGYSPPQSEIYRALHELVQEGVLYRTKQLKGNDPRVDFQEIVLYHFTDDGAEKAKLYKKQVKTDLDRCLGILHKAVNDNF, from the coding sequence ATGGCATTTATGATCGCCCAGCGTGCTTTTATCAAAGTATATCTCATTACCATGGTGGAGCAGCAGCGAGGATATGGATATCAGATGCTGGAAGAACTACGGCAAGAATTCAAGAGCCATGGGTACTCACCGCCGCAAAGCGAAATTTACCGGGCTCTGCATGAGTTGGTGCAGGAGGGTGTGTTATATCGTACCAAGCAGCTGAAAGGGAATGATCCGCGGGTCGATTTTCAAGAAATCGTTCTTTACCATTTTACCGATGACGGTGCGGAGAAAGCCAAACTCTACAAAAAACAGGTTAAAACAGATTTGGATCGGTGTTTAGGGATCCTTCATAAAGCGGTAAACGATAATTTTTAA
- a CDS encoding acyltransferase, with product MPKERIPEIERLRGIAFLAVVLQHSIAHYSVAPGMTTGDGLMMAVLLMATKFAVPVFIFITGMVLFYNDKGQLFYGRFIKRRFGDIYVPFAVWTLITLLINHRFNPAVIEDWKYLGEVWLTGKSSSHFWYIIMLFQFYLLYPLFRSAILGIKERWGWQAQLTILILSGLLYVGLTGMINDIGQWMGSLNIPVWSELFTTYADRNALYYFFYFALGAAAGLYHDSWKKWIQKARPVIWLVFAFLFGWMLMQAVHEIRSAANGAITFYSLSLLRPMMALFLISSILVMYDVAGWICRHAGAGANALLSSIGLYSYGAYLMHLLTLRISYAVDESLLISMHPLVRILSSWIISVAVAYGATCMLAKLPFGKWLVGIAGARKSRGVRPYGKSRPSTGTSAGM from the coding sequence ATGCCCAAAGAAAGAATACCGGAAATCGAGCGCTTACGGGGAATTGCTTTTCTAGCCGTGGTCTTACAGCACTCCATCGCACATTATTCGGTCGCGCCGGGAATGACGACAGGTGATGGTTTGATGATGGCAGTTCTTCTGATGGCGACGAAATTTGCTGTACCCGTCTTTATTTTTATTACAGGCATGGTGCTGTTTTATAACGATAAAGGTCAGCTGTTTTACGGAAGGTTCATCAAGAGGCGTTTTGGCGACATCTACGTTCCGTTTGCTGTATGGACCTTGATTACTTTATTAATCAATCATAGGTTTAATCCTGCTGTCATTGAGGATTGGAAATATCTTGGAGAAGTATGGCTAACCGGGAAATCGAGCTCGCATTTTTGGTACATCATTATGCTGTTTCAATTCTATCTGCTGTACCCGCTGTTCCGCTCCGCTATACTAGGAATCAAAGAAAGATGGGGCTGGCAGGCGCAGCTTACGATATTGATTTTATCCGGACTATTGTACGTGGGTTTGACAGGAATGATTAACGATATTGGCCAATGGATGGGGAGCTTGAATATCCCGGTATGGAGTGAGCTGTTCACAACCTACGCAGATCGGAACGCACTTTATTATTTCTTCTATTTTGCGCTGGGGGCGGCAGCCGGTTTATACCATGACTCTTGGAAAAAATGGATTCAAAAGGCACGGCCGGTCATATGGTTGGTCTTCGCTTTTTTGTTCGGATGGATGCTCATGCAAGCCGTCCATGAAATCCGTTCTGCTGCGAATGGGGCGATTACGTTCTATTCCTTGTCGCTGCTCCGCCCGATGATGGCACTTTTCCTGATTAGCTCTATATTGGTCATGTACGATGTGGCCGGCTGGATATGTCGTCATGCCGGAGCGGGTGCGAATGCGCTTTTGTCCTCCATTGGGCTCTATTCGTATGGCGCTTACCTGATGCATCTATTGACACTGCGTATAAGCTATGCAGTCGATGAATCTTTGCTGATCAGCATGCACCCTCTGGTCCGGATTCTCTCATCATGGATTATCAGCGTGGCCGTGGCTTATGGTGCCACTTGCATGCTAGCCAAGCTGCCGTTCGGGAAGTGGCTTGTCGGAATCGCGGGAGCAAGAAAAAGCCGCGGGGTTCGCCCATACGGCAAATCGCGACCAAGCACAGGCACGTCCGCCGGAATGTGA
- a CDS encoding general stress protein, which translates to MEKKIVGVFRSEQEAAQAIEQLQRHGIPNEAISIIAKDQREADMIAEQTGTMAPEGVAAGAATGGILGGTAGLLAGLGALAIPGIGPILAAGPIAATLAGAAVGAGAGGLVGGFIGLGIPEDEAKEYESYIEQGRILVLVDADQENTGIYDIFRDYDYRNEGRAGAVDLERDDALPPRGTTLL; encoded by the coding sequence ATGGAGAAGAAAATTGTTGGAGTATTCCGTTCGGAACAGGAAGCAGCCCAAGCAATCGAGCAGCTTCAGCGGCATGGGATTCCGAACGAGGCCATTTCCATTATAGCGAAGGATCAACGCGAAGCAGACATGATAGCCGAGCAGACGGGGACGATGGCGCCTGAAGGGGTAGCTGCAGGCGCGGCAACAGGCGGCATTCTTGGTGGTACGGCAGGTTTGCTGGCAGGACTCGGGGCTTTGGCTATTCCCGGCATCGGCCCGATACTTGCTGCAGGACCTATAGCGGCGACGCTCGCCGGCGCAGCAGTCGGTGCGGGAGCCGGGGGGCTGGTCGGTGGTTTTATCGGCCTTGGGATCCCGGAAGATGAGGCAAAAGAATACGAATCCTATATAGAGCAAGGACGGATTCTGGTACTGGTGGACGCCGATCAAGAAAATACAGGCATCTACGATATATTCCGCGATTATGATTACAGAAACGAGGGCCGTGCGGGAGCGGTTGATCTGGAACGGGACGACGCGCTTCCGCCGCGTGGCACTACGCTGCTGTAA
- the hrpB gene encoding ATP-dependent helicase HrpB translates to MTELPIHRILPQLKMALSAGTHAVLIAEPGAGKTTQVPLAFLNEPWLEDKRIIMLEPRRIAARSAASYMASSLGEAVGETIGYRVRMDSKIGQNTRIEVVTEGIMTRMLQDDPELTGIGMIIFDEFHERNLQADTGLAFAMESQSVLREDLRLLVMSATLEAEPVAKLLGDAPVIVSEGRAFPVSTHYLRSFSLDELHKGAANAIMRALSEQEGDILVFLPGAREIRRTANELLRIGLSQNVVIRELYSALPADKQDEAIIRDSNGRRKIVLSTSIAESSITIEGIKTVVDSGYMRTEVFSPRTGLPQLITRRLSRASADQRRGRAGRVSAGVCYRLWSEEEHRHLSESTIPAIRESDLTPLALELAVWGTRDPEELAWLDTPPRLALAQGQALLKQLSALDDSGSITQHGRAMALLGLHPRLAHMLLKAQEIGETSLAIRIAVLLQERDMLSRGEAIRDQDLRSRVERLLLFERQGQRSAEQDVTNEAVLQRMKQEIRKLHTQLNIAYTTSGDLNFCGLLLSFAYPDRIAKNRGGTGFLMRSGRGVKLVSVQPMSRAPYIVVAAVDDQGPDGNIQLASEIDELWLEKYYHDEMEQHKEVVWDSASGSIRARQKLMLGALIIKEQAYSNPTGEEIAEAMLQGIRLEGLGLLQWSKAALQLRERLAFMFRHDPEGKWPDVSDEGLLNQAEEWLLPYLEGLRNRNDMRRLAPGTLLEHMLSWEQKQQLQKEAPTHIRVPSGSLIPVNYNDPEQPFLAVRLQEMFGLQDTPRIAGGRVALTLHLLSPAQRPVQVTSDLSSFWRSGYYEVKKDLKGRYPKHYWPDDPMEATATHRTRPKA, encoded by the coding sequence ATGACTGAATTACCGATTCACCGAATACTTCCACAATTGAAAATGGCTTTATCTGCTGGAACCCATGCGGTTTTGATCGCTGAACCGGGTGCGGGCAAGACAACCCAGGTGCCCTTGGCATTTCTGAATGAACCGTGGCTGGAAGACAAGCGGATCATCATGCTGGAACCTAGAAGAATTGCAGCTCGCTCGGCTGCGAGTTATATGGCGTCCTCTTTGGGAGAGGCAGTTGGTGAGACGATCGGATATCGCGTCCGAATGGACAGCAAGATCGGTCAGAACACTCGGATCGAAGTTGTGACGGAAGGCATCATGACGCGTATGCTGCAGGATGATCCGGAATTAACCGGCATCGGTATGATTATATTCGACGAATTTCATGAACGAAATTTGCAGGCTGATACCGGCCTGGCTTTTGCGATGGAATCCCAGTCGGTGCTGCGGGAAGATTTAAGGCTGCTCGTCATGTCTGCTACCCTAGAGGCTGAGCCAGTCGCGAAGCTTCTTGGCGACGCACCGGTCATCGTTAGCGAAGGTCGTGCTTTTCCAGTGTCTACTCACTATTTGCGCTCATTCTCTCTCGACGAGTTGCATAAAGGTGCGGCGAATGCCATCATGCGAGCGCTCTCCGAACAGGAAGGCGATATCCTTGTATTCTTGCCGGGTGCCCGCGAAATCAGGAGAACCGCTAATGAATTATTAAGAATAGGTTTAAGCCAAAATGTCGTCATTCGGGAATTGTACAGCGCGCTTCCGGCAGACAAGCAGGACGAAGCGATCATACGCGATTCGAACGGCAGGCGTAAAATTGTACTCTCCACAAGCATTGCCGAGAGCAGTATTACCATTGAGGGGATCAAGACGGTTGTTGACAGCGGTTATATGCGCACGGAGGTGTTCTCGCCCAGAACGGGACTGCCGCAATTGATTACGAGACGGTTATCCAGGGCATCCGCGGATCAGAGAAGGGGAAGGGCTGGGCGCGTATCGGCTGGTGTATGTTATCGCTTATGGAGCGAGGAAGAGCATCGTCATCTGTCGGAAAGCACCATTCCGGCGATCCGTGAATCCGATTTGACGCCGCTGGCCTTGGAATTGGCGGTATGGGGAACGCGTGACCCGGAGGAGCTTGCTTGGCTTGATACGCCGCCCCGACTAGCTCTTGCACAAGGACAAGCGTTATTGAAGCAGCTGTCGGCTCTGGACGATTCAGGCAGTATCACACAGCATGGCCGAGCGATGGCGCTTCTTGGGCTTCATCCGAGGCTCGCTCACATGCTGCTGAAAGCACAAGAAATAGGAGAAACATCGCTGGCTATCCGAATTGCTGTACTGCTTCAAGAGCGTGACATGTTGAGCAGAGGTGAAGCCATCAGGGATCAGGATTTGCGCTCACGTGTGGAGCGGCTTCTCTTGTTTGAACGACAAGGTCAGCGATCGGCTGAACAAGACGTGACTAATGAAGCCGTGCTGCAGCGGATGAAACAAGAGATCAGAAAACTGCATACACAGCTGAATATTGCATATACGACTAGCGGGGACTTGAATTTCTGCGGCCTTTTGCTGTCGTTCGCCTATCCGGATCGGATCGCGAAGAACAGGGGAGGAACCGGTTTTTTGATGCGCAGCGGCAGAGGCGTGAAATTGGTGTCGGTTCAGCCTATGAGCCGCGCACCGTATATTGTGGTCGCTGCCGTTGATGATCAAGGCCCGGACGGGAATATTCAGCTTGCTTCTGAAATAGATGAATTATGGCTCGAAAAGTATTACCATGACGAGATGGAACAGCATAAAGAGGTTGTATGGGATTCAGCTTCCGGCAGCATTAGGGCGAGACAGAAGCTGATGCTTGGAGCCCTCATTATCAAGGAACAAGCCTATTCGAATCCGACAGGAGAGGAAATAGCGGAAGCCATGTTGCAAGGGATCAGGCTGGAGGGTCTTGGATTGTTGCAGTGGAGCAAGGCGGCATTGCAGCTGAGAGAACGGCTGGCCTTCATGTTCCGGCATGATCCCGAGGGGAAATGGCCTGATGTTTCGGACGAAGGCTTGCTGAATCAGGCGGAGGAGTGGCTGCTCCCATATTTGGAAGGGCTGCGGAATCGCAATGATATGAGACGTCTCGCTCCGGGAACGCTCTTGGAGCATATGCTGAGCTGGGAGCAAAAGCAGCAGCTTCAGAAGGAAGCGCCGACTCATATTAGGGTCCCAAGCGGGTCCTTGATCCCAGTTAACTACAATGACCCTGAACAACCGTTCCTGGCCGTTCGACTGCAGGAGATGTTCGGACTTCAGGATACACCGCGAATTGCTGGCGGACGGGTTGCGTTGACCTTGCATTTGCTGTCACCGGCTCAAAGGCCCGTTCAGGTTACCTCGGATCTGTCCAGTTTCTGGCGCAGCGGCTATTACGAGGTGAAAAAAGACTTAAAGGGAAGATATCCTAAACATTATTGGCCTGATGATCCCATGGAGGCGACTGCAACCCATCGGACTCGGCCCAAGGCTTAA
- the gluQRS gene encoding tRNA glutamyl-Q(34) synthetase GluQRS: MEQHATFRGRFAPTPSGKMHIGNALTALLGWLQMRSMNGQYILRIEDIDVQRSRQELAVEMMRDLEWLGLDWDEGPGVAGDYGPYHQAARQALYEREITKLQETNNLYPCYCSRADITAAASAPHGIASEGLRYPGTCRDLTREEAALRVLHKKPSLRMKVPEDIVSFVDGIAGEQSHRLSDGGDFVVRRADDIISYQLAVVVDDALMGITHVLRGADLLDSTPRQLLLYHALGYQPPQFAHTPLMVDAEGRRLAKRTRGLSLSFLRGQGIMPERIIGWLAWTAGLLDYPEPVRPVDLIPVFDLSKVSSAPIKITDHVKNQLFES, translated from the coding sequence ATGGAGCAGCATGCCACATTTCGCGGCCGCTTTGCCCCTACGCCATCAGGAAAGATGCACATCGGCAATGCGTTGACCGCTTTACTTGGATGGCTGCAAATGAGGAGTATGAACGGACAATATATACTCCGTATAGAAGATATCGATGTCCAGCGTTCCCGCCAGGAGCTTGCCGTCGAGATGATGAGAGATCTGGAATGGCTCGGTTTGGATTGGGATGAAGGTCCCGGTGTTGCCGGAGACTACGGACCCTATCATCAGGCGGCGCGCCAAGCGCTATATGAGCGGGAAATCACCAAGCTGCAGGAAACCAATAACCTGTACCCCTGCTATTGCAGTCGGGCCGATATTACGGCCGCAGCCAGCGCACCGCACGGCATTGCATCGGAAGGCCTCCGTTATCCGGGAACTTGTAGAGACTTGACTCGAGAGGAAGCGGCGCTTCGCGTGCTTCATAAGAAGCCTTCGCTGCGGATGAAGGTACCGGAAGACATCGTTTCCTTCGTCGACGGCATCGCCGGGGAGCAGTCCCATCGACTATCTGACGGAGGAGACTTTGTGGTTCGCAGGGCTGACGATATCATCTCATATCAACTCGCGGTGGTTGTGGATGATGCTTTAATGGGCATAACCCACGTACTCCGAGGAGCCGACCTACTGGACTCCACGCCACGTCAGCTGCTCTTATACCATGCGTTAGGCTATCAGCCGCCACAGTTTGCACATACCCCGCTAATGGTCGATGCGGAAGGCAGAAGGCTCGCCAAGAGGACCCGCGGGCTTAGCCTCTCATTTCTTCGCGGCCAGGGCATCATGCCCGAGCGCATCATCGGCTGGCTGGCTTGGACCGCCGGTCTCCTGGACTATCCGGAACCCGTTCGACCTGTTGATCTAATTCCTGTGTTTGACTTATCGAAAGTATCTTCTGCCCCGATCAAAATAACGGATCATGTCAAAAATCAGCTCTTTGAATCCTAG
- a CDS encoding DnaJ family domain-containing protein — MSIFSRLAEEKIEEAIRNGELDDLPFAGKKLPIDDLSHIPEDLRMSYRIMKNAGYVPEEVTLRKECVQLYDLLGAACSDGEQEQLQRKLNEKRLRLQLLMEQRGLSGNSAFTQYESKVRERLTHEE; from the coding sequence ATGAGCATCTTTTCCAGATTGGCTGAGGAGAAGATCGAAGAAGCGATCCGCAATGGGGAGCTCGATGATTTGCCATTTGCCGGAAAGAAACTTCCGATCGACGATCTTTCGCACATTCCGGAGGATCTGAGAATGTCTTATCGCATCATGAAAAATGCGGGTTATGTCCCTGAAGAGGTTACGCTTCGCAAGGAATGCGTTCAGCTGTATGACTTGCTCGGTGCTGCTTGCAGCGACGGTGAGCAGGAGCAGCTTCAGCGCAAGCTCAATGAAAAGCGTCTAAGACTGCAATTGCTGATGGAACAGCGCGGGCTTAGCGGCAATAGCGCGTTTACGCAGTATGAGTCCAAAGTTAGGGAACGATTAACCCATGAGGAATAA